In Pempheris klunzingeri isolate RE-2024b chromosome 5, fPemKlu1.hap1, whole genome shotgun sequence, the DNA window AAGGCCAGACAGGGGGGAGCGGTGTAGGCCCGAGCGGGACAGCTACACAGTGGACGTGAGGGCCAGTGACCTGCAGCTGGCCCAGCCGGAGCCGCTAAAGCACCCCTGCTTCAGCTACAGGGCCTGGCTCTACAGTGTCCTCATAGGGGTGAGAGGAGAGCTGGTCAGGGGGAGGTACAAAGGAGGCACATTACAGGGTGCATCCATTTAGTCCATAACACACAAATTTTAAAGGTTGGGGTGAACTTTTTTCCTGATGAGAGAGTATCCCAATCTAGAAATTTTGAGTGGGATGACAAGAAATCTTGTTCTGTGCCTCCACATTTAGGAGAGATAAATACAGCAATATGTCTCCAGGCTGTGCAAGTTCTGattgatgacattttcaaaaataatccAAGTACTATAATATCAAAAAAGGatgagacaaataaataaagccCAGGCTCTACAAAAGGGGACAAGAATGGATTGCTCCATGTCACTATTTCAAATATCagagtttttctttgtgtattaTCAGGTTAACCTCAGATTTGTGTATtgttaaatatgtgtgtttgtgtgtgagagagaatgttAGCATCCTTGCACAGTCTTACCTGTTGTATGCATTTATgaaaatctgtatttgtatatatgtgtatgcctctatgtgtttgtgtgtgtgtgtgtgtcctcagggcAGTCTGCTTATCACATCTGGTTTCTCTCTGTACCTGGGAAATGTGTTTCCTGTTGCCATGGACTACCTGCGCTGTGCTGCAGGCTCTGTAAGTGACCATCCTGCAAGTGTAATCACTGTCACACTCATATCTGACCCCATCTTAATGAGTGTGTACACATTGTTTAGATTAGACTTTCATGTCAAAGTGCCAGTAACGCATAATTTCCAGACAGCATCTAGTAAATAGATAAATGCAGTAGCTCATTTATTGCTCCTCTCCACAGGGCCTCCCTGCAGCGATAGCCAGTTTTGCCATTGCAAAGAACAGACATGTTGCTGTGAGTAAACAATGGACACACCAAGGGCAAAAGAgataattatgttttaatggatttttaattaaatttcctCAAGGCAATCGAGGCtcatattttcttgttttttttacaaggtGTCAGACTTCCAGGTGGTTTACGTGTCAACATTTGCTGTGACGACCACCTGCCTTGTTTGGTTTGGATGTAAACTGGTCCTGAACCCTTCTGCCGTCAATGTAAATGCATCATAGTGATATAATTAGAGCTAACGCTCCTTCGGTTGCACATTATCGTATCAAGTTGTTCTTCtgaatatttccttttttcaatCTTCTTCTGCTattgtgtctctgctctcctttgCACTCTGTCTGCTCTCAGATCAACTTTAACCTCATCCTGATGATTTTGCTGGAGGTGTTGATGGCCAGCACTGTCATCCTGTCAGCCCGCTCTGCAGaagactgctgctgccacaggaaggtgcgtgtctgtgtgcgtgcttgtgaGTGATTGATTGCTTTTAGTCCACCAACTGatgtctctcccctctctccctctttccttccaTCCTAATCCCTCTCAAtgtttccatccatcttctAGCCTGTGACACATGACAGGCAGATGGTCATGACCCCTGCAGTGTTCCCCACTCGACTCCTTAAAGCATATTCTGTGAGTGGTTTCCAGTTTTGTTGCATAATATATTTCTGTAATATAAATTTGTGCTGATCAATCACTGACGACTGTCTCTAATAGGTGATCGAGGTAATCGTGGGAATTTCTGCTGTATTTGGAGGAATCATTGCACTCAACATGGATGCTTTGCTACCTGGTCCCTACCTGTCTGTCACATTTTTCTGGATTCTTGTGGCTGTAGGTTTTTTTcactaaaacatatttccatttTGACAGAGATTGCAGCTAAGAATGATATCTAAGATATCGTCCATCACTGGCCTTATCACACATGTCTGATCTGTAAtccttttcagtgttttccaaGTGCTATTGCCAGTCATGTTGTTTCAGAATACCCCAATAAATGTCTGGTGAGTACAAGACAACAGTAcacttttgaatgttttgtgcACTAAAAAGGGCTCAACATCTTTACTAGGCGGAATGCGATCAATTCAAGTCATATATTtggagctgtcagtcagctgtcagACTGTGTAAGACAAACTAGGACTTCATCTGGAAAGCAACTTTTCTCAAAGTCTCAGATAACATCTTGATGCATGGCAATGCAGGTGAATGCTCTGACATCTCAACCCTAGAGAGGTTCTCCTCCTACCCGTTAGATAGGAGTTTCTTAGTTGCTGTTGGTCACCATGCCTTTTTATGTGACACTCTGTATTGTGGTGTTCCCTAAGGTTCTGTCCTGGGTCctattctgtttgttttgcataTGCTTCTCTTACACTTTAAAGGTATCTCCTACTGCCACGCAGATGATACTCAATTGTACACctcattaaaaatcaaaatgttgcaAAGTTGCCACTGTTAAACAACTCCCCTACATTTAAGAGCCACTGCAGTTACCTGTATGTCTCTAAGGTCCTTTCATAAGGGTCTGTTGGGTGTTCCTCGCTTCAGGTTTAAAACTAAGAGTGACATGCTTTTCAGATCTCTTTAGTTGTGTTGTCAACAgttttttaaaagcagctcaAGACCCACCTCTTTAGAGTTgactttgtgtcattttttcatttatttctattttatgaagtttttattttaagcttttttcTATCAGTATTTGTGCTCGCCTTGTTGAAAGGTGAGCCAATTTTTCAGCTCTTGAaaagtggaaataaataaagttactgTCTGCTGAGGACGGATAATCTTTCATGattcataaatacatttctCAGTTATGTAAAGttattcctttttattctggaaatttttttctgtgttcctTTTTTTCACTTGCTCTTGTTCCTGTCTCCCTGGTGTCCCTCAGGTGGAGGTGCTGATTGCTATCAGCAGTGTGACGTCTCCCCTGCTCTTTTCAGCCTCCGGCTTCCTCTCTTGCAGTGTGATCAGCTTTATTGAAATTTTTCTGCATGATGTGCCTACAGCCAAGGTGAATTTATTGAAGTGAAGATTCGATCATTGTATGCAATTTGCAGGTTTTGTAGAAAGAGTTTCTACACTTTACTCTTTCTAGCCTCGACCTCCTTTTTCATGAGAAAGACAGGAACAAATATGAGAGACACTGTGAAATTGACTTTGTGAGAAACCTTACTCAGGGTCATCTAAtgccatgtttgtgtgtgtgtgtgtgtgtgtgtgtgtgtgtgtgtgtgtgtgtgtgtgtgtgtgtgtgtgtgtggtccagcAATCCTACGACATACTGCTGTTGATTctgatggtgctgctgctggtgcaggCAGTTCTAACTTCAGCCACTGTGGTGCACTGTGCCTCCTACAAGAGCCAGCTCCGCATGGGGGCTCCAGAGTGCGAGGAGAGCATGCACACATCGACCCATTACTTTGAGGTAAGACACACAAAAGCAAGAGTCATGGACACAAATGGACaaatctatctgtctgtctctccacttCAAACAAGAGACATTTTAGAGTGTGGAGATGACACTTATGTTCCAGGTATCAGACTCACCAGCTCATTTAAACAGCAATTAAAAGGGACATATCgtacaaaatgcactttttaatgtcctttaaatgtaaaatgtgttccactgtgtctagagaccctcaGTCAATGtgaaaagaccatcctctctctttttctcccgcTCCATtgttcagtgaatgtgtgtgaaaacgcacTGTTTAGATTTGGACCATCTTATGATGTCACAAactgtgacctccttcagcccttcagcaggctgccTGTCCCTGCCAcggatgtataaagagaactggatagTGTTGGAGCTCCTTGGGGCTTCATTGTTGGGCCTGTGGAGCATGCACACTAGTGTCCCAGCTATCCCTCCACAATGATGAATGGGAAGAAAATTAATTAATCGTgcagctcttctagactttccaaatgttatcagaccgaatggatcaaattctgatggtggaaCAAGTTATTTCACGGGGGTTGTGACTCTTAAAAAAATCTATCCACTGATTACAagcgtctctttcacaatgtaagtctatgggaaaaagtcattttgggcccaatggcatcacACGATGGACGGCATTGTTATAATTACatggtttggccactatgtaaaaTTGGCATCAAAGCCTGGTGGCTGACTGTCCCTGACAAATGAAAACCTGAATCAACCTCTATGTCCACCATTGCTATAAGGCTAATGCTAGCTCTAGTAATAAGATGTCGAAGGTGCGCAAAAACAGAGGATTCAGTAAGAGGGCAAATAAAGCAGTATGCAGTTTGTATAgtatgagggaaaaaaatgatgtgtttttgaacattataGCATGGAAACAGATTCTAGAGGGACCATCCAAATACAAGCATggacctgaaaatgagcattaTATGCTTTAAATATGATGATATCAAAAATCAATAAGCTAGTCATATGGttcctaaaaaaaaacccattttgcCACTCATCCTTCACACATCATTTATCTCAATGTTTTTGTCCCCTTCCACATTTCAACTCTCTCCTTTcgtcctcttcctgttttgctCCGTCAGCAGCAAGCATCCAATGGAACGCTGCAGGATTTCGACAAAGACAGAGCCTGGAAGGCAGTAGTGGTCCAAATGGCCCAATGAACAGTCCTACCGACACGGAGAGGTTTGATGAGAAGTGGAGGAATAAAATAAACTCTGTATGCTGAAAGCACAAGAGTGCAATCCCGAGACAGAACACACTGAAGGGCAgacaaaagcagtaaaagtgtattcagagatggagagagagagaccaagagggagaaggagaaggaaataAAGAGCAAAAGATAGggaaagaaatcaaagaaagcATGCAACAAAGATGgaatttttttctcttttatttgtttgattaaaatgtttgcaTAGATAATGCTTTGAGCACTTTGCTTTAATGTCGGTGTTCTGGACTTTTATTATTTGAGAGGCATTCTTCGACCTGGGAATTGAACCATTCTCTGTAGTTTAATAAGCacaagtgtttttacatttacaccaTGTAGGTACAACAAAACAGTCATGTGAGTCAGTGTTCAGTagtatgaaaatgtttcaagCACTT includes these proteins:
- the mlc1 gene encoding membrane protein MLC1 isoform X2; translation: MMQCDELSAREEFTYSHMPTLERSSSGTLGRRGDRGAERRPDRGERCRPERDSYTVDVRASDLQLAQPEPLKHPCFSYRAWLYSVLIGGSLLITSGFSLYLGNVFPVAMDYLRCAAGSGLPAAIASFAIAKNRHVAVSDFQVVYVSTFAVTTTCLVWFGCKLVLNPSAVNINFNLILMILLEVLMASTVILSARSAEDCCCHRKPVTHDRQMVMTPAVFPTRLLKAYSVIEVIVGISAVFGGIIALNMDALLPGPYLSVTFFWILVACFPSAIASHVVSEYPNKCLVEVLIAISSVTSPLLFSASGFLSCSVISFIEIFLHDVPTAKQSYDILLLILMVLLLVQAVLTSATVVHCASYKSQLRMGAPECEESMHTSTHYFEQASNGTLQDFDKDRAWKAVVVQMAQ
- the mlc1 gene encoding membrane protein MLC1 isoform X1, with protein sequence MMQCDELSAREEFTYSHMPTLERSSSGTLGRRGDRGAERRPDRGERCRPERDSYTVDVRASDLQLAQPEPLKHPCFSYRAWLYSVLIGGSLLITSGFSLYLGNVFPVAMDYLRCAAGSGLPAAIASFAIAKNRHVAVSDFQVVYVSTFAVTTTCLVWFGCKLVLNPSAVNINFNLILMILLEVLMASTVILSARSAEDCCCHRKPVTHDRQMVMTPAVFPTRLLKAYSVIEVIVGISAVFGGIIALNMDALLPGPYLSVTFFWILVACFPSAIASHVVSEYPNKCLVEVLIAISSVTSPLLFSASGFLSCSVISFIEIFLHDVPTAKQSYDILLLILMVLLLVQAVLTSATVVHCASYKSQLRMGAPECEESMHTSTHYFEQQASNGTLQDFDKDRAWKAVVVQMAQ